AGGGAGTGCCCCACCATCGACTTGATGGAGCTCATGGGGGTGCCGTAGGCGTGGTCGCCGAGCGCCCGCTTCACGGCCGCCGTCTCGTGGCGGTCGTTCTGCCGGGTGCCGGAGCCGTGCGCGTTGACGTAGTCGATGGCCGTCGGGTCGAGCCGGGCGTGGTCCAGTGCCAGGTCGATCGCCCGGGCCATCTCCAGGCCCTCGCTGGTCAGGCCGGTCATGTGGTAGGCGTTGCCGAAGGTGGCGTAGCCGCCCAGTTCGCAGTACACGTGCGCGCCGCGGGCCCGCGCGTGTTCCAGTTCCTCCAGGACGAGCACCGCGCCGCCCTCGCCCATGACGAAGCCGTCACGGTTGTTGTCGAAGGGCCGGGAGGCGTGTGCGGGGTCGTCGTTGTTCGGGGAGGTGGCCTTGATCGCGTCGAAGCAGGCCATGGTGATCGGGGAGATCGGCGAGTCGGAGGCCCCGGCTATGCAGATGTCGGCCCGGCCCTCCTCCACCGTGTGGAAGGCGTACCCGACCGCGTCGAGGCCCGAGGTGCAGCCCGTGGAGACGGTCTGCACCGGGCCCTGCGCGCCGAAACGTTCCGCCACGGCGGAGGCGACCGTGCTCGGCGAGAACGCCCGGTGCAGGTGCGCCTCCGCCTCCCGGTGATCGACGTCCCAGCGCCGGCCGCCCTGGCTGACCAGGACGTAGTCGTGCTCCAGCCGGGTCGTGCCGCCGACCGCCGTGCCCAGCGAGACGGCTATCCGCCAGGGGTCCTCCGAGGCGAGGTCGAGCCCGGAGTCCCGGACCGCCTCGTCCCCGGCGACCAGGGCGAACTGGATGTACCGGTCCGCCCGTGCGACCTGCTCCGCGTCCAGGCCGTGCGCCGCCGGATCGAAGTCGCACTCGGCGGCTATCCGCGACCTGAGACCCGTGGGATCGAAGAAGGTGATGCCCCGCGTCGCGGTCCGGCCGTCGGCCAGCAGATCCCAGAATGCCGGTACGCCGATGCCGCCCGGAGCAACGATGCCTATGCCGGTGACCGCCACGCGCCGGGTCATGACCGAACCCGGCCCCGGCCGGCCGCGTGCGCGGCACCCGCCTCGGCGGGCTCGGTCATCACCGCGGCGGCGCCGATGACCTCCGTCTCCTCCGTGTCGACGTGACCCAACTGCGGCCGTGGGGCCAGCGGCCCGAGGTGGAAGACGATCCGCGCCTCGGCCGTGCCCACGTTGCGGAACCGGTGGCGCATGTGGGCGGGGATCATCAGGCCCTGCTCGGGCCGCAGCGGGTGCGGCTCGCCGTCCAGGTCCACCTCCAGCTCCCCGCAGACGACGTAGACGAACTCCTCGGAGTACGGGTGGTAGTGCTCACCGATGCGGTCACCGGGCTGCACGATGGCCACGCCCATGAAGCCGCTCGTGGAGCCGACGGTGGCCGGGGTGAGCATGGCGCGCAGGTCGCCGCCGCGGCGGACGTTGGGCTCGACCTCGCTGAGGTCCACGATCTTGGGACGGGGTTTGATGGACAACGTTTCCTCCGTTTTGTCTGCTGCGTCGCCGCTGGGCGCTGTCGGGGCCGGGCGGCCGGGTCAGGCGTCCGGCGACCGGCGGTCGGTGATCAGGTCCATGGGGGTGGCCTCGGCCTCCAGCAGCTCGCGCACCTCGGCGGCCAGCCGGGCGTCGGCCGGCAGCGCCTCCGCGCCCCGCTCGTCGCGCACGTCCACCAGCCGGACCACGACGTCGTCACGCTGGAAGACCGTGCTGCGCAGCAGCGGGCTCGCCGGGTCCTCGGCGGCCGCGGAGTCCGCCTTCGCCAGCAGCTCGGC
Above is a genomic segment from Streptomyces collinus Tu 365 containing:
- a CDS encoding beta-ketoacyl-[acyl-carrier-protein] synthase family protein; protein product: MTRRVAVTGIGIVAPGGIGVPAFWDLLADGRTATRGITFFDPTGLRSRIAAECDFDPAAHGLDAEQVARADRYIQFALVAGDEAVRDSGLDLASEDPWRIAVSLGTAVGGTTRLEHDYVLVSQGGRRWDVDHREAEAHLHRAFSPSTVASAVAERFGAQGPVQTVSTGCTSGLDAVGYAFHTVEEGRADICIAGASDSPISPITMACFDAIKATSPNNDDPAHASRPFDNNRDGFVMGEGGAVLVLEELEHARARGAHVYCELGGYATFGNAYHMTGLTSEGLEMARAIDLALDHARLDPTAIDYVNAHGSGTRQNDRHETAAVKRALGDHAYGTPMSSIKSMVGHSLGAIGAIEVVACVLALAKQVVPPTANYETPDPECDLDYVPRVARERKLNSVLSVGSGFGGFQSAVVLTRTRERTR
- a CDS encoding cupin domain-containing protein: MDLSEVEPNVRRGGDLRAMLTPATVGSTSGFMGVAIVQPGDRIGEHYHPYSEEFVYVVCGELEVDLDGEPHPLRPEQGLMIPAHMRHRFRNVGTAEARIVFHLGPLAPRPQLGHVDTEETEVIGAAAVMTEPAEAGAAHAAGRGRVRS